From Anopheles arabiensis isolate DONGOLA chromosome 3, AaraD3, whole genome shotgun sequence, a single genomic window includes:
- the LOC120903782 gene encoding immunoglobulin A1 protease autotransporter-like codes for MKLCLLIATAVVIATSCALPVPKEEVFTVYPVNSAMAQESSNLPAEAKPAEQQNTPADGALAKDLSNEKKVEATEKVDDTPVESKPEEVKTVSEKVSELASVNEEAAKLSDPEPEAKSAPLTESSDAKVEEAAATVAPKEDDASTTVASNDELRLVVSESVVATEPKVAVPETVAEEPKSVEELPAKSVSDETAAKAEEQEPAGKSVESVKVEETKEGKSEPKAAAVESEVKSVAEEKSEKLTEESKAEVAAEPSLVRSVTEERVMADEVAVKSDVEPITEKQTVVEKAQESVAAAPEVVPASAANEPVPQTEGVDEVKPTKVRAAPIVEGLKVSQPVEAEPATVAKIHVTVIQEEVMVDGKNAAQKEAVSADEPAVTEAEEKSTEAATTTTVANEQEVKSETKALETVPETKDAVSNDKLSEVKSVDAVVESKAEAPKAAEVSKEAESKSTPEAVVIVMPSVKSEDVTTVVASVAENTDKPAETAEDKAVPEVRSAGASDELPEPATTAKAEEQQAKAAEGSSQPGASESSDTVQEDAQDQSDSVSTTVSSVTEQDTTTVSPVTTTEPESVPTPAKQKAKKQVPPNLKGYSKRLKLQEAQRKQSTDSE; via the exons ATGAAGCTTTGCCTGCTGATCGCCACAGCCGTGGTCATTGCCACGAGCTGTGCCCTTCCCGTGCCCAAGGAAGAAGTTTTTACCGTGTATCCTGTGAACAGTGCGATGGCCCAGGAATCCTCCAACCTGCCTGCCGAAGCAAAGCCTGCCGAGCAACAAAATACACCCGCGGATGGTGCGTTGGCCAAAGATCTTAGCAATGAAAAGAAGGTTGAAGCAACGGAAAAGGTCGATGATACACCAGTAGAGAGTAAGCCGGAAGAAGTGAAAACTGTATCGGAGAAGGTGAGCGAACTGGCCTCTGTAAACGAAGAAGCTGCAAAGCTGTCTGATCCGGAGCCAGAAGCAAAATCTGCTCCATTGACAGAATCCTCCGATGCAAAGGTTGAAGAAGCTGCTGCTACCGTTGCTCCGAAGGAAGATGATGCATCCACTACTGTGGCAAGCAATGACGAGCTACGACTGGTAGTTTCCGAGTCAGTTGTTGCTACTGAACCGAAAGTTGCTGTACCGGAGACTGTAGCCGAGGAACCTAAATCGGTGGAGGAACTGCCAGCGAAAAGTGTAAGCGATGAAACTGCCGCTAAAGCCGAAGAGCAGGAACCAGCCGGCAAATCTGTCGAGAGTGTTAAAGTGGAGGAAACTAAAGAGGGAAAAAGTGAGCCAAAGGCAGCGGCTGTAGAATCGGAAGTCAAATCAGTAGCGGAGGAAAAGTCGGAAAAGCTCACCGAGGAATCGAAAGCTGAAGTAGCTGCTGAACCGTCCCTAGTTCGTTCTGTCACCGAGGAAAGAGTCATGGCCGATGAGGTTGCCGTAAAAAGTGACGTCGAGCCTATCACAGAAAAGCAAACAGTGGTAGAGAAAGCTCAGGAAtcggttgctgctgcacctGAAGTTGTGCCCGCATCAGCTGCAAACGAGCCTGTACCCCAAACGGAAGGCGTAGATGAGGTAAAGCCCACCAAAGTTCGTGCTGCTCCAATCGTCGAAGGTCTGAAGGTATCGCAACCTGTTGAGGCAGAACCGGCTACCGTCGCTAAGATTCACGTCACCGTTATCCAGGAAGAGGTAATGGTTGATGGTAAGAATGCCGCTCAGAAGGAAGCCGTGTCAGCGGACGAGCCAGCAGTGACAgaggcagaagaaaaaagcaccgAAGCTGCGACTACAACTACTGTTGCCAACGAGCAGGAAGTGAAGAGCGAGACAAAGGCTTTGGAAACGGTTCCCGAAACGAAGGATGCAGTGAGCAATGATAAGCTAAGTGAAGTGAAGAGTGTGGATGCGGTAGTGGAATCCAAGGCAGAAGCTCCTAAAGCCGCTGAGGTTAGCAAGGAAGCAGAGAGCAAATCGACACCCGAAGCCGTTGTGATCGTGATGCCAAGCGTAAAGTCCGAAGACGTTACCACGGTCGTTGCAAGCGTTGCTGAGAACACGGATAAGCCCGCCGAAACCGCGGAAGACAAAGCTGTGCCGGAGGTACGCTCTGCCGGTGCTTCGGATGAGCTTCCCGAACCGGCCACGACGGCGAAAGCCGAGGAGCAGCAGGCAAAAGCCGCGGAAGGGAGTTCTCAGCCGGGTGCAAGTGAAAGCTCGGATACCGTTCAAGAAGACGCTCAGGATCAAAGTGACAGTGTCAGTACAACAGTGAGCAGTGTCACGGAGCAGGATACTACTACGGTGAGCCCCGTTACCACCACCGAGCCAGAGTCCGTACCGACGCCGGCGAAGCAGAAGGCCAAGAAGCAAGTTCCGC CGAACCTTAAAGGATACAGTAAGCGTCTGAAGCTGCAGGAAGCGCAACGAAAGCAAAGTACCGACAGCGAGTAA
- the LOC120903213 gene encoding cell surface glycoprotein 1-like: MIMTRAVEVLFLVLCCALVPRIQSAPQRSIDFLLGDEELQAVVKPIARDSPSTASAQEQTEAYEDDQQAEVQATVDPVENEQQTEEPQPTQSDAEDYTDEEQFTEDPQDELLDPITESPHEDEQNTTSAKDSPSTTPITTTSTTTKDTTTPVTTVAPTSSTTLDSVENNSSEEQLTTNPIVVPESEEQTTTESNEDSNQLAQDVNDFIHDLANEVRSSARDKQQRPQQPKPSPPKYSTVLPTTLPERYDSKSVESNEDDDQVQLKVNPNDEQTTNGPSLTEDQFRTLFEKLPWIGQQRFPGYDQWQHQGFPQRSSWQHRDDRQRHYQSHGSDSFQGHGFHRSSWH; encoded by the exons ATGATCATGACTCGTGCGGTGgaggtgttgtttttggtgttgtGCTGTGCTCTCGTGCCAAGAATTCAATCCGCTCCGCAGCGAAGCATTGACTTTCTGCTGGGTGATGAAGAACTGCAAGCGGTAGTGAAACCGATCGCACGAGATTCACCTTCTACGGCATCTGCACAGGAGCAAACGGAAGCATATGAAGATGATCAACAGGCCGAGGTGCAGGCAACGGTGGATCCGGTAGAGAATGAGCAGCAAACAGAAGAACCACAACCGACCCAATCTGATGCGGAAGATTATACCGATGAGGAACAATTTACAGAAGATCCACAGGATGAGCTGCTTGATCCGATCACAGAAAGCCCTCACGAAGATGAACAAAACACCACAAGTGCTAAAGATTCCCCGTCAACAACACCGATCACTACCACGTCCACCACAACGAAAGATACAACAACTCCGGTAACTACGGTAGCCCCTACATCCTCAACAACTTTAGATTCTGTGGAAAATAATTCGTCGGAGGAACAGTTGACGACCAATCCCATCGTTGTGCCTGAAAGTGAAGAACAAACCACAACCGAATCGAACGAGGACTCGAATCAGCTTGCTCAGGATGTGAACGACTTTATTCATGATCTGGCAAATGAAGTGCGATCGAGTGCAAGAGACAAGCAGCAGCGCCCACAGCAACCGAAACCTAGCCCACCTAAGTACTCTACGGTACTGCCCACTACGCTACCGGAACGATACGACTCGAAATCGGTCGAAAgcaatgaagatgatgatcaGGTGCAGCTGAAAGTGAATCCCAACGACGAGCAGACGACCAACGGCCCTTCACTTACAGAGGATCAGTTCCGTACGCTGTTCGAAAAGTTGCCTTGGATTGGTCAGCAGCGATTCCCAG GCTACGATCAATGGCAACATCAGGGTTTTCCGCAACGCTCCAGCTGGCAGCATCGTGACGATCGTCAACGACACTATCAAAGCCACGGTTCCGACAGCTTCCAAGGTCACGGATTTCACCGCAGCTCTTGGCATTGA